In Solimonas sp. K1W22B-7, the DNA window CTGGCGGCGCGCCTCGCGGTGCTCGATACCCGCCTGGCCGGCACGGTGCGCGTCGCCACGCCCACCGAACTGGGCGACGAGTTCATGGCGGAGTTCGCGGCTTTCCGGGAACACTTTCCCGAGATCCACCTGGAGCTGACCCAGGCGCACGATCCGGTGGCCAGCCTGACCTCGCGCAAGGCCGACGTCGGCCTGTGCATCGCCCGCGAGGTGCCGGCGCATCTGCGCGGGGTCTCGGTCGGCCAGCTGCAGCGCGCGCTCTACGCGGCGCGCAGCTACCAGCGCCGGCTGGCGCGGCAACCGCAGCGGCGGCACCACGACTGGATCGGCTGGAGCAGGGACATGGCGAGCAGCCTGTCCGCCGACGCGAACGACCTTGGGATTCCGCAGGACGAAGCCGTCGTCACCACGGTGAACTCCTGGAACTCGCTGAAGGAGGCGGTCCGCTGCGGCCTCGGCGTCAGCCACATGTGGTGCTTCAGCGCGGACAAGGACCGGCGCCTGCTGCGCCTGCGGGAGCCGGAGGCCCGGCTGGGCTCCGGCCTGTGGGTGCTGCTGCGCGAGGACGTGCCGCCGGACGCCTGCACCGAGTCGCTGCTGAAGTTCCTGGCGCCGCTGGTGCGGAAGCGGATCGCCGCCGCCTGAGACGGGAAACCCTGATCCCGCGGCGGCATACTGCGTCCGTGGCGGCGGAGGTCGGCATGCGGGACGGGGCAGGGCAGGGCAGTGCGCTGGAGCCATGGGCCTGGCTGACCGGCCTGTGGCCGCTGCTGGCGGTGCACGCCGCCCATGCCATCTCGCTGAACGCCGGCCTGGTGCCGGCCTGCCTTCCCTATGTCGAGGGCTGCACCTCGATCAGCCGCGCCGCGCGCCAGGGCGACGCCATCCTGCTGTTCCGCGCCATGATGCTGCCCTACGTCGGCCTGCTGGCGCTGTTCTGGCTGCTCAACGCGCGCTGGTGCGCGCTGCTGGCGCCGGGGCGGGTCAAGGCGCGCCGCGCGATGCTGGGCTGCGGCCTGGTCGGCGCAGTGTTCCTGGCGCTGTACGCCACCACCCTGGGCGTGGACGGTGACTTCTACCGCTGGCTGCGGCGCTACGGCATCAACCTCTACTTCTCGCTGACCGTGCTGGCGCAGATGTTCCTGATCGCCATCGCCAGCCGCGCCGAGGTCCTGGGGGCGGGGCTGCGCCGTGCCTTCCTGGTCCTGCTGGCGCTGCTGCTGGGCCTGGGTCTTGCCAGCCTGCCGCTGCAGTTCCTGCTGGAGGGACCGGCGCGGGACGCGCGCATGAACGCCCTGGAATGGCAGTACGCGCTGCTGATGGTGCTGGCGTATCCGCTGACGGGGCTGGCCTGGAGGCGTACGGGTTTCCAGGCCGGGTTCGGGATCGGAAAGGACTCCTTGTAGGAGCGGCTGTTAGCCGCGAGGGAGGCTAGCCCGATCACCGGCAGATCGCGGCTAACAGCCGCTCCTACAACGGAGAACCGTCACGCGGTGCCGCAGAAACGCCCGCCGGGTTTCCGGCGTGGCGTCTGCGAGGACCCCGACAGCTTTCCGTCTCCCGATCCGCAAGTGATTGTCCTTGCTGGGATTTGTACAGCCGAAAAGCCATGGCACATGGCTTGTATCCATGCCTGCGTCCACAGGAGCAACAGGCATGTCGGCAGCCGCGAAAACAGCAGACGATGGTGATACCCCGGGGACGGCCGCCGCGCCGCCCAAGGCCAGGTCGCCGGTCCTGATCATGATCGTGGCGGTGCTGTTCTCGGCCGCCGCCAGCGGTG includes these proteins:
- a CDS encoding LysR family transcriptional regulator — protein: MIDWDDLRIFLNAVRSGNYTAASERLKINRTTVGRRVTRLEAQLGNSLFEQTLNGYRPTAFGRAVLESAQRIEQEVEELAARLAVLDTRLAGTVRVATPTELGDEFMAEFAAFREHFPEIHLELTQAHDPVASLTSRKADVGLCIAREVPAHLRGVSVGQLQRALYAARSYQRRLARQPQRRHHDWIGWSRDMASSLSADANDLGIPQDEAVVTTVNSWNSLKEAVRCGLGVSHMWCFSADKDRRLLRLREPEARLGSGLWVLLREDVPPDACTESLLKFLAPLVRKRIAAA